AGCGGATGCCGCCGCCCCTCGGGATCGATCAGGGCAACGGGCCAGAGCTGGATCGAACCGGCGAGATAGTCATCGTTGTCCAGCGCGGCGAAGCTCAGCCCTTCCAGCCACTGCGTCCCTTCGCGAATACGATAGGCCGTTCGCGCATAGCGACCTTCCCCGAAGCTTTCATCGAGCAGGGTTTCGACCAGCAACGGGTCGACGGAGGAAAGGGGAACGAGCGTTGCCATAGCCGGCGTGCGCTAGGGCCCGGCGTCCTCCGCGTCGAGCGCAATCCGCCTATTCCGCCGCCAAGCGCAAATGCGCCTGTCGGCTACTATCAACCGGCCGGAGTCAGCTTGCGCAGCCGTGCGTCCTCACCGTCTTCGAGGACGTAGAGAGCCCCGTCCGGACCCTGGACGATTTCGCGCAGCCTTTCGCCCAGATCCCAGCGATTGGCTTCGCGCCCTGTCCTGCTGTCGATTCCGCCCATGGCGACCCGCACGATCGACATGGTCTTGAGATTGGCGATCAGTGCGTCGCCTTTCCATGCGGGGAACATGTCACCGGTGTAGAACAGGAAATCGCCCGGCGCGATGACCGGGGTCCAGTTAACCACCGGACCGGCGAGGTCGGGGCGGGCATCGTTGTCGGGTATCGGCGTCCCGTCGTAATTGTCGCCATCCGACACCAGCGGCCATCCGTAATTCCTGCCCGGCTCGATCAGGTTCAATTCGTCCCCGCCTGCCGGGCCATGCTCCAGATTCCAGAGCTGCCCGTTCGGGTCGAAATCGATGCCCAGGGTGTTCCGGTGGCCGTAACTCCAGATCTCGTCCGATGGGCTGCCCTGATCGGCGAAGGGATTGCCCGCGGCAGGCGTTCCATCGAGATTGAGCCGAAGAATGGCGCCCAAATTGTTCGACAATTCCTGCGCGGGGGTTTTCTTCTGACGGTCGCCGCTGGCGAGGACGAGATACTTCCCATCCGGACTGAAGGTGATGCGGTGCGAGTAATGGCCGCGACCTGTGACCTTGGGCGTCTGGCGCCAGATGACGTTCAGCCCTTCGACCGAGCACGCGTCGGCTTCCTCGCACACCAGCACGCCGCGACCGAGCGCAGCGCCGCGTGTGTCGCCGTCCCCGGCTTCGGCCCATGTCAGGTAGATCGTGCGGCGATCCATGTCTGGCGCACTTTCCGACGCCAGGAAGGCAACGTCGCCAAGGCCGCCCTGGCCGCCCTGGCCGCCATAGTCTACTTCAGGCAGGCCATCGACCGTGACCATCTCGCGCGTGGCGGTGTCGACGATCTTCGCCGAGCCTCCCTTTTCGGTAATGAACAGCATCGAGGTGCCGGGAATGAAGTCCGCCGCCCATGGCTCGTCGAAGCGGCCCATGTCCGTGATCGCGAACGGGCCGACCGTTTCGTCTATCGCTGCGGCTACGCCCTGCGCCGAAGATGTCGATTGCGGCGCGACGGAGCTATCCCCGCCTGCCGATGCCTCGCAGCTTGCGAGCGTGAAGGCGAAGGGAGATAGGGCGACGGCGAGAAGGGTTTTGTTCGTGGTCATGATATCTGCAACGCCTCACGATTATGCCGGGTCCCGCCCGGCGGATTTCAGCGCCTACGTTCCGCTGGTCGCCGGTGTCGACGAGGCTGGCCGCGGGCCGCTGGCCGGACCGGTTGTGGCGGGGGCGGTGATGCTGTGCAAGTCCCCCCCTGAAGGACTGGACGACTCCAAGAAGCTGACGGCGCGCCGCCGCGCTGCCCTGGACGAGGAAATACGGGCGAATTGCGCCTGGTCGGTTGCAGTAATCTCTCCCGCCGCGATCGACAGGCTGAACATCTTCGCGGCCACCATGCTCGCCATGTCCCTCGCGGTCGAGCGGCTGGAGAAGGTGCTGGGCAAACCCGTCGGGCAGGCGCTGATCGACGGCAACATGACCCCGCAGGGCCGGGCGGCGGAGTGGCGCTGGCCAGCACGCGCAATCGTCGGCGGTGACGGGCTGGAGCCTTCGATCGGTGCAGCCAGCATCGTTGCCAAGGAATGGCGCGACCGCCTGATGATCGAGGCCGCGGCCGCATTTCCGCATTATGGGTGGGAAAGAAACAAGGGATACGGAACCGCAGAGCACCTTCATGCGCTGCGCACACACGGGGCCACACCGCTGCATCGCCGCAGCTTCGCACCCGTAGCACAGCAGGAATTGCCCGTATGACCGGTTTCACATTCGACGATATTCCCGACCAGTCGGGCAAGACAGCGCTCGTGACCGGCGCGAATACGGGGCTGGGTTACGCCATCGCCGAAGCGCTGGCACGCAAGGGAGCGGAGGTGATCCTCGCCTGCCGCGACAGCGGGAAAGCGGACGACGCCATGGAGCGGATCGCCGGAAAGGCGCTGGACGCGAAAACCCGTTTCCTGGAACTCGACCTGTCCGATCTCGGCTCCGT
This is a stretch of genomic DNA from Erythrobacteraceae bacterium WH01K. It encodes these proteins:
- a CDS encoding PQQ-dependent sugar dehydrogenase; this encodes MTTNKTLLAVALSPFAFTLASCEASAGGDSSVAPQSTSSAQGVAAAIDETVGPFAITDMGRFDEPWAADFIPGTSMLFITEKGGSAKIVDTATREMVTVDGLPEVDYGGQGGQGGLGDVAFLASESAPDMDRRTIYLTWAEAGDGDTRGAALGRGVLVCEEADACSVEGLNVIWRQTPKVTGRGHYSHRITFSPDGKYLVLASGDRQKKTPAQELSNNLGAILRLNLDGTPAAGNPFADQGSPSDEIWSYGHRNTLGIDFDPNGQLWNLEHGPAGGDELNLIEPGRNYGWPLVSDGDNYDGTPIPDNDARPDLAGPVVNWTPVIAPGDFLFYTGDMFPAWKGDALIANLKTMSIVRVAMGGIDSRTGREANRWDLGERLREIVQGPDGALYVLEDGEDARLRKLTPAG
- a CDS encoding ribonuclease HII codes for the protein MISATPHDYAGSRPADFSAYVPLVAGVDEAGRGPLAGPVVAGAVMLCKSPPEGLDDSKKLTARRRAALDEEIRANCAWSVAVISPAAIDRLNIFAATMLAMSLAVERLEKVLGKPVGQALIDGNMTPQGRAAEWRWPARAIVGGDGLEPSIGAASIVAKEWRDRLMIEAAAAFPHYGWERNKGYGTAEHLHALRTHGATPLHRRSFAPVAQQELPV